Proteins found in one Trichocoleus desertorum ATA4-8-CV12 genomic segment:
- a CDS encoding transposase family protein, with amino-acid sequence MVEVVRPHLDRQGRRGGQTTLSVEDQVLVALAYWREYRSQFHIGVSWGLHETSVGRIVKKVEDLLIKSG; translated from the coding sequence ATGGTCGAAGTGGTACGCCCCCACCTAGATCGGCAAGGACGACGGGGTGGGCAGACGACGCTAAGTGTCGAAGATCAAGTACTAGTGGCCTTAGCCTACTGGCGAGAGTATCGCAGCCAGTTTCACATTGGCGTGAGTTGGGGGTTGCATGAAACGAGCGTCGGACGAATTGTGAAAAAAGTGGAAGACCTGCTGATCAAAAGCGGCA